ACCCTCAAAATCCGCCTCATTTGTCCAAGCTCTCTCAAACCTGAATCGAGAATTAACTTTCTTCTTAGGTAACCCGCCAGGTTCAACTAGAATGGGCGAATGATCCGAGTAGCAAGTCAACAAATTCTTAACCACACACTGTGTAAATCTACTACACCAATCAACTGATCCGAATGCTCTATCTAATTTTTCACGGATCCAACCTCTTGATCATTTCCCTCTATCCCAAGTGAATCGGCTACCAGTCATTTGAAGTTCCATCAATTCACAGTCAGCTATGCTTTCTAAGAACTGCTTCATTAGATGTTGGGGGTAAGCCAGACCATCAACCTTTTCTTCCTGACTCAGAACATAATTAAAGTCTCCTACCACAAGCCAAAGTAGTGTAGGATTATAGGCTAAGGTCCCAAGGAGGTCCTAGGACTCCTTATGCCTAACCCTATCAGCGTACCCATAAAACCTGATCAACATCAAGGCTCCTAGCCTATCTCCCTGCACAATAGCCTCATTATAATGATCCGAAAAGGATTTCACCTCGACTTCATTCGCTCTTTTCCACAAAAGAGCCAAACCTCCACTATGCCCTCTCACATCCACTACAAAACAACCCTCATAACCAAATTTACTTTTAATCGCCTCCATTCTCGCTTTATTTACAATAGTCTCAATCAAAAAGACCACTCTCGAGGTGTAAGCTTTCAGCAGTTCACCAAGTGCCCGAACCGCCCGGGGGTTCCCCATACCCCGACAAGCTTAGGCAACTCATTGGTCTTGGCTGACCTGATCCTCAGGTCTCGCTACATCATTAACTTTAGTGACAGACTTATCCTTGCTTTGCTTGGAAGGGTCTGTCCATGTCTTAAAACCTAGTCCAGTTTCCTGGTCACCCTAAGGGTCGACATTCTCTTTTTCCCCACGTCTTCATTTCCTTGCCCCCACTAGTTCCATTTCCATTTCCTCGCTTAGGTCATTTTCTAGCATATTTACATGttagttattaataaaaaaatagtcactattaattttaaaagtatatattttctttaatttttatatttatttgtcatgttaaatttattaatttgatatcatgatattaaataaatgttattatattagtataactttataaatatagttgatattatactatgttataagattaaatatgaataGAAGTATAATTTGCACATGATTTTTGAATACCGGTTGAACCCCAGTTGGATCCGGGTTAAACCTCAAACCCTTGACCCTTTATCTTTTCCGGTTGTTTGACCGGCCCAGTTTTGACAACCATGGATATAGGTAACTTATAAAACTGGCTCAATTAAAAGACTcattacatatttagactcatTATAAACATCTTACCAGGTTAGATACTTTCATTGTTCATATTCCTGTAATATCCCTATTTCGCTCAAACCTTATACTGCGGACAAGAAACAAATGTGAAATCCTGTCAAGGCGATAACACCTTTGAAAAACTTTTACAATTTTGGACAGATTTTTGCATCAAATTCAATGACAAATATTGGAAAGAAGCTAAGTTTCAATTTCCTTACATCAAATAACAAGAAACCATAGAATGTTTAGGGTTTAGTATTTCCTATGATTTAAGACATTATTAGGCTTAGAAATGTGTTTGGTAGCATGTTTATGCATTGAAAATTTATTTTGGGATGTATTTGCATAATTTAATATGTTAGAGATCCTCTCATTGTAGCAACGCGATAGTTTTGCAGTCATGAAAACATTCCGCACTGGAAACAACTGCAGAGGAAATTCATATTAGTGATTTGAATTTTCTTTGCATTTGCTTCCACTGCAGAACGTTTTCATAACTACGAAAACAATTGAGTGGCGAAATACTTTCAAAGTGTCATACACTAGAATTGGATTGCGGTAACTGCGAAGACAATTATCTTCGCAGTTTTTTAATCTGTATCGCAGTActgtaaaatattttaaactaaGTTCGTCATATAAGCTAATCCTAAGAAAAATTGTGAAAGTAGTTAAAATGTTTTCCGTGGTAAACAATCAACTAAAATATAcgaaataaaattatttgaaaTATCCAATGTAATAATCAAAATAATAGTGAGATTAGTATGGTCAAATTTTCAGTAGCGTACAATAAAATTAAGGATACATCTATACTTTCCAAATTTCAACTCTCTTCCAAAACCTTCGTCAAAACATGTATTCCTAAATTGTAGATTTTCATGTAAATTTAGTACACAGCAAACCTAGAACTTGGCATTTGTATCCCAacttcaaaactctattattgaAACAAGCCATGAAAATGATATCTACAGAGGAAATGTGTAAAACATATTACCAAACCAACTACTTCCAAACTAAATCACAACTCATTTAATACGTCAATTAATTTTCTTATAATCACCAATTAAGACAAAcccaataataaataattaagatTCATGTGATGAAACATAAACATTAAGAAGAGCCAAAGCATTACTAGTATAATGAGAAATCTTCACAATATGTTTTCTAATAACACTCTTCACCTTCCCCCACTTCATAGAATCTCCAGCAAATCCATCCACACACGTGTCATCATCTGTCAAAGCAGCACTAACCCATGTCTGAACATTATCCATCACTTGATAAAAGTTTGGATCTTTAGCATGACCCATCTCCCCAATCGACCTTTGAAGCTCAAACACAGAGTCCCCAACCACTTCAACACAATCTGCTACGGCTGCACTCACTCTATGGCTTAAACCATGTCTCCTTGAtatcctcttcatcaatctaGATGTTGATGATGTTGCTTTCAGTGTCACATTTAGGGCTGCATCAGCTAGTAATTTGGGGCTTGTTTTGATTGTGCTTGCATAGATTGAAAGTGAATGGTAGCATAATTTTGGGTAATTTGTGGAATTACAGGATGTTTTTATGTATTGGGTGTCTGTGTTTTTTGGGAATGAGCTTGTAATTTGGAGGATGAAAATGGTGGCAAATATGTagcagaaaaaagaagaagaagacttcATTGTGTTGAATATGAGAAGAAATACAGAAGATTACAATTTATAGAAAGGCTTAAACTTTGTGGTTCCCACAAATATTTAGCAAGGAAACAAAAAAaagctgattttttttttgttaataatacAAGAAGGGTGATAATAAGGACGAAGGAGATAAAGCTTAATGAATAAATTCAATGGATATAAAATTAGTAAGAATTAGATTCGTGTTTGCAGAAAATAATGGTGTTAATTAAAACGTGATTGAGAAATCTTTGTCGTATTGTCTATGTCAATTTGAGGAGTCCATATCAGATCCAAGTACGGTGAAAAATAAACATTCCTCACTTTTGTCCTATAATCCAgtttaaaatctcaaatccTGATTTAACTCAcaaattttactttttcttttatctACAGAATTATTTTTATATGGAAGATTCTAAATGATTGATGACCGGATTACAAGTATTTTTATATGGatgtaaaattactaaaaatatgtgatttataattttttattttttaatttaaatgttcTTTTTATGACTTGTATTAtcatttatgattttttttttatttctattataGATCACGTATCttataatgttattacataatttaaaaataaattaaaaatgaaattattatTTGCTGAACTAtaaaatttttcttttctaatattGGAACCGTATACCCCGattttgattgttttacttttttttttaagactcatGCAATACatattccgcatttaacttatttttttttttgcaatcgagtgatcaattgattacattttgtgcaagtttaactaaacattttatgcaagttgagagggttatcagaacactttaaaagtttatggggtaatcaaactttttggacaacttCACGGTGCAAATGAAGTATTAAGCCCTATTTTAATAAAGTAATAtattttagctttttttttttttaatttttttttttttatcttagcTCTGCACTTTTTTAGATTTACTACTAATACAAAGATAAAATAATTTGATCATCAAATCAAATGATTGAAATCTTATGTGTTAAGGTTGAatatgataaaattaaaaattaaatattacgaaataaatattttagtttaaaagtattaaataataaattgcCATAAAGTTGTAacctaaatatttttatttattaaaataatttttttttttacttaatgaaaatatttaatatattaagggTCCTGATATTTACAGCCCTAAGGGCTGTAAATAAAACCCCACAAATTACTATATTTAGTGTTAATTTAGTTTTTCAAGATAATTTTAtagtaaaatttattaatacctaaaaattaaattattaaatactcATAAAAACTAGTAAACTAATTATATTTCCAATACAAATAAATGctttagatttaaaattttattttattttattgaaaatatatGTAGAATTAATGCATATATACAACCCTAAGggttgtatatatcatttgccatatattaatttagttatggAAACAACCCACTAACAGTGTTGTAAAAGTCGTTAAGCGTTAGTCGGGAGGACAAGACCATCGAAGATTAATCGGGAATtaatcgaattttttttttctattttttcgatttatactaaataaatattatataaacacatttaaaatataaattatactatctaaatataataataataaatattatataatagaaaaatataaatatttattttaaataaataataaaatagttattagtTAACACTAATTACttgtattattttttactaattataatttataaattgagccgaTTTTAACTCGTTTCAGCcgatttttttttgcctaacCCGACTTGTCTGATTTAATCCAATTTGAACCGCCTAGACGGCAGAAAATCAGATTCCCGACTTATACCGACCAGTTATACAAAATTAACGATAGCGATATATCGGCCAATTAGTCGCGGAATTCACCAATTTTTACAACACTTCCCACTAACAACAAGTTGCAAGGCAGCAAACTTTGTCTTACCCAAACGGGTGAACAATGTTGTACAAAGGGAAGACAAATCCCATATAATCTGTAGTAGAGGTGTTAAAATGGCTAAAAAGATTGACCCAAcctatttaataaatgggttgacccaatccaacccatttaataaatgggttgtaATAACCTATTTGTATAGAGGTCAAAATGacccaacccatttattaaatgagTTATATGGGTTGacccatttaacccatttaactaaatctaattaaaaattaaacaaacaaaaaaaaaaaaaacgtagaaacataaaaacataaaaatgtaaaaattacacGGATTGACTCATTTAAcccaattaactaaaatataatataatatatggtTATCCATCCTGTTATATGATATAGTCTCttagtataattaaaattcaatttaaatTCAACTAAGTACAAAAAGAACTAGCGTAAAAAACCTAGAAATTTGTTCATTTGAATTTCAATTAACATACACGTAAAAAACTATTAGTCCAAATAATGTAATGTTCTATAAAATCAAACAACAACGTAGTAATCATCCAAATCAtcaagaatttttgaaattccagaatttttgaaatttcagaattttcaaaatttcagaatatctagaatttctgaaatttttgaaatttcagaatttttgatattccagattctgaaattccagattttGGAATTTCGGAATTttcgaaattctagaattttaaattttagaatttttgaaattccagaattttcatattctggaatttcagaatttttgaaattctagaatttcaattcttcagattctgaaattctagaatttttcaaaattccaaaatttctgaaatttcagaatatctggaatttctgaaatttcagaatttttgatattccagattctgaaatttcagattttggaatttcagattttggaatttcagaatttttgaaattctagaatttttaaaattttagaatttttaaaattccagaattttcatattctggaatttcagaatttttgaaattctataaTTTCAATTCTTcagattctgaaattctagaatttttcaaaattccaaaatttctggaatttcagaatatctggaatttctgaatttttgaaattccagaatttccagattctgaaatttcagaatttcaaaaattcagaaatttcaaatatcctgaaattctagaatttccagattttggaATTCTTTAGATTCTGAAATTGCAGAATTCTTCAgattctggaattctagaattcGTTAGATTatggaattccagaattcttcagattctggaattccagaatttttgaaatatgaaatttcaaaaattccagagctatgaaattctaaaaaattctagaatttcggAATTTTAAATTCTAGAAACTTATTGAATTTTAGAATTTCTGATCTATGAAACcatgtgtttttttaaattaacccttagttttataagtttttttttagaatatatataatttaatatttcgtGGAATTAGagaatattattttttgttttagacGTTTTGTATGAGAAATAAATGAATGTTTTGACGAAATTATTTATTGGGTTGTTGTCACAGCCTCACATCCTCACATTTTACAAACAACCATTAAAACAAGGATCAATAATGTATGAACCAACCATCTTTTTATCCATTCCCaaacaaataatattttattatttatacaaTCATCTTCCTACTCCTCATTTAATGCAAGTTATGGCCTCCGCATTTTGTGGTTCCACCTTTCTTTTCTATCACTTTTTCAtgttcttttaaattaaaatttgctAATAAAGATAAATTTTATCTTCCAAATTATTGAGGAAGAGTAATTTTATTGTTGTACCAAACAGTCCAATAGTATTCACATGAAGGAATTCCTCATTCAGTTTTATTATCTGAACGTGTGATTGAAAGTCTAGATATCCTGCTGAGTTTTTCGGAATCAACttgcaaaacaaaaccaaaagtTAAAGAGGGTCTGGAGTCCGACAAACCCACTCCGATGACTAAATCAATAGGTGTTTTGGAAGGGTTGAATAGGTAAAGACTAGTTGTGAAATAGCATTGTTAATGTATCATTTGTGCGATCATACCTGTTTATTTATAAGGTTGAGTCAAACCCTTATTATTCTTCTAGGAGTCCCTTTTATATTGGGTCTCTTCTTCTATTAGGATTTTGATTTTGGGAGAAGTCCGTGATA
The DNA window shown above is from Euphorbia lathyris chromosome 1, ddEupLath1.1, whole genome shotgun sequence and carries:
- the LOC136213375 gene encoding pectinesterase inhibitor 10-like, with the protein product MKSSSSFFCYIFATIFILQITSSFPKNTDTQYIKTSCNSTNYPKLCYHSLSIYASTIKTSPKLLADAALNVTLKATSSTSRLMKRISRRHGLSHRVSAAVADCVEVVGDSVFELQRSIGEMGHAKDPNFYQVMDNVQTWVSAALTDDDTCVDGFAGDSMKWGKVKSVIRKHIVKISHYTSNALALLNVYVSSHES